The Peribacillus sp. FSL E2-0218 genome contains a region encoding:
- the tatA gene encoding twin-arginine translocase TatA/TatE family subunit yields the protein MLSNIGFPGLIVILLLALVVFGPNKLPQIGRAVGTSLREFKDATKGITEEIQEEFKEDVETARKESAK from the coding sequence ATGCTTTCAAACATTGGTTTTCCCGGTTTAATAGTGATTCTACTGCTAGCTTTGGTCGTTTTTGGACCGAATAAGCTCCCGCAAATCGGACGAGCAGTCGGCACCTCCCTCAGGGAGTTCAAGGATGCAACAAAGGGGATTACGGAAGAAATCCAAGAGGAATTCAAAGAAGATGTCGAAACGGCTAGGAAAGAATCCGCCAAATGA